Proteins encoded in a region of the Poecilia reticulata strain Guanapo linkage group LG14, Guppy_female_1.0+MT, whole genome shotgun sequence genome:
- the kptn gene encoding KICSTOR complex protein kaptin, with amino-acid sequence MLRESYPFVEDSFSRFPSQSNIYGLCQAGEQELLAATLKGKVVCFRYQELQHKVRPVAKEVQFTYIPVDAEIVSIDAFNKSSPKRGLVVGITFIKDSGDKATPFLNIYCDYEPGSEFNLESIAQSCLNLELQFTPFQLYHTEVQCPDEGLETVFLLSGHDQRIHLYKENASLHQFEEQSVEKLFPELQQLPSNVLWLDMASVAGGKRLSAYGCQNGCIGLALVNQNGPEVLQKWRVQFDSPISTVLLFPLSCQAKSSDASGERSEELGGYNLLITSTIEMAVVYRDVQECGLSRSTCLSGSDQWDAVLCALVIDLDFDGQKEVLLGTYGQELLCYKFQPAGSGQDGEFQLQWRRSFKSPLLSVIYLDLTGDGLRELAVLTLKGLHILQHSLICTADLVLERLTQRVSALAASPEPDEAADAEDSSAPAQSQEGGDQTSTC; translated from the exons ATGCTCCGGGAGTCCTACCCCTTCGTGGAGGACAGCTTCAGCCGCTTCCCGTCGCAGAGCAACATTTACGGGCTGTGTCAGGCCGGGGAGCAGGAGCTGCTCGCGGCCACTCTCAAAGGGAAGGTGGTGTGTTTCAGGTACCAGGAGCTGCAGCATAAAGTCCGGCCGGTGGCTAAGGAGGTCCAGTTCACCTACATACCAG TTGATGCAGAAATCGTATCAATTGATGCATTCAACAAGTCTTCACCCAAAAGAGGCCTGGTAGTGGGAATCACCTTCATCAAG GACTCCGGCGACAAAGCCACGCCCTTCCTGAACATCTACTGCGACTATGAGCCTGGCTCTGAGTTCAACCTGGAGTCCATCGCGC AAAGCTGTCTGAATCTGGAGCTGCAGTTCACCCCATTCCAGCTCTACCACACAGA AGTGCAGTGTCCTGATGAAGGCCTGGAGACGGTTTTTCTACTCAGCGGTCATGACCAGAGGATCCACCTGTACAAGGAG AACGCCTCCCTGCACCAGTTTGAAGAGCAATCAGTAGAGAAACTGTTCCCTGAACTACAGCAGCTGCCCAGCAA TGTGTTGTGGTTGGACATGGCGAGTGTAGCTGGTGGAAAGCGGCTCTCGGCATATGGCTGTCAGAACGGCTGCATTGGACTGGCTTTGGTCAACCAGAACGGACCAG AGGTCCTGCAGAAATGGCGGGTGCAGTTTGACAGCCCGATTTCCACCGTGCTTCTGTTTCCACTCAGCTGCCAAGCCAAGTCCAGTGATGCCAGCGGCGAGAGAA GTGAAGAACTTGGTGGCTACAACCTTCTGATAACCAGCACCATAGAGATGGCAGTGGTCTACAG AGACGTCCAGGAGTGTGGTTTGTCGCGCTCCACATGTCTCTCAGGGAGCGACCAGTGGGATGCCGTCCTCTGTGCTCTGGTCATTGACCTGGACTTTGATGGGCAGAAGGAAGTGTTGTTGGGAACATACGGGCAG GAACTTCTTTGTTACAAATTCCAGCCAGCAGGCAGCGGACAAGACGGAGAGTTCCAGCTGCagtggaggcggagcttcaagAGTCCCTTGCTGTCCGTCATCTACCTCGACCTGACTGGGGACGGGTTGAGAGAGCTGGCTGTCCTCACTCTGAAAGGACTGCACATCCTACAG CACAGCCTCATCTGCACTGCTGATTTGGTTCTGGAGAGGCTCACACAGAGGGTATCGGCGCTGGCTGCCAGCCCTGAGCCAGATGAAGCGGCAGACGCTGAGGACAGCAGTGCTCCCGCTCAGAGCCAGGAAGGTGGCGATCAGACGTCTACATGTTAA